In one Andrena cerasifolii isolate SP2316 chromosome 2, iyAndCera1_principal, whole genome shotgun sequence genomic region, the following are encoded:
- the Kel gene encoding kelch protein, whose translation MESAGQGQVQNTSNNTDTNENKGSCLLLRYASQNSLDESSQKHIPRENGKDKPPYRNHHHTNRAFDVINEMRKKNLLCDVILVADGGMEVPAHKMVLAACSPYFYAMFTSFEERDQERITLQGVDYSALELLVDYVYSAEVHVTEDNVQVLLPAANLLQLTDVRDACCDFLQAQLHPSNCLGIRAFADIHGCLELLSHADSYIEQHFSEVVDGEEFLTLAPQQVAKLICSDRLMVPSEEKVFECVISWVHHDLEKRQAHLAQLMEHVRLPLLSQEYLVQRVEEEPLLKANLQCKDFLIEALKYHLLKGEQKSLFKTPRTKPRQPRGLPKVLLVVGGQAPKAIRSVECYDFKEEKWYQVSELPTRRCRAGLSVLAGHVYAVGGFNGSLRVRTVDIYDAATDQWSPCPEMEARRSTLGVAVLGNCIYAVGGFDGSTGLNSAEVYDPRTHEWRLIAPMSTRRSSVGVGVVKGLLYAVGGYDGASRQCLSSVECYNPEKDQWKPVPDMSARRSGAGVGVLDGILYAVGGHDGPLVRKSVEAFNPDTNQWTPVSDMALCRRNAGVVALNGLLYVVGGDDGSSSLASVEVYSPRTDTWTTLPTCMGVGRSYAGVAIIDKPMPSTTSM comes from the exons ATGGAGTCGGCAGGGCAAGGTCAGGTGCAAAATACCTCCAATAATACCGACACCAATGAAAACAAGGGAAG TTGTTTGTTACTCCGATATGCTAGTCAGAATTCTTTGGACGAAAGTTCACAGAAACATATACCTCGTGAAAATGGGAAAGATAAACCTCCGTATAGGAATCATCATCACACAAATCGAGCCTTTGATGTTATTAATGAAATGCGGAA GAAAAATTTGTTATGCGATGTAATCTTGGTGGCAGACGGTGGCATGGAAGTGCCTGCACATAAAATGGTTCTCGCTGCCTGTAGTCCTTACTTTTATGCTATGTTCACAAGTTTTGAGGAACGAGATCAAGAAAGAATAACACTGCAAGGTGTAGATTATTCTGCACTTGAATTACTAGTAGATTATGTATATTCTGCAGAGGTACATGTAACCGAAGATAATGTACAAGTGCTATTACCAGCTGCGAATCTTTTGCAACTGACCGACGTACGCGACGCGTGCTGCGACTTTTTACAAGCTCAGCTACATCCGTCGAATTGTCTGGGGATTCGTGCGTTCGCCGATATCCACGGTTGCTTAGAGCTATTGTCACACGCTGATAGCTACATTGAGCAACACTTTTC GGAAGTAGTGGATGGTGAAGAGTTTTTAACTTTAGCACCGCAGCAAGTTGCTAAATTGATTTGCAGCGATCGTTTGATGGTACCTTCGGAGGAAAAAGTATTTGAGTGTGTGATATCTTGGGTACACCATGACTTAGAAAAGAGACAAGCTCATTTAGCTCAATTAATGGAACATGTACGCTTACCGTTGCTGTCACAGGAATATCTAGTACAACGTGTGGAGGAAGAGCCACTTCTTAAAGCCAATTTACAAT GTAAGGACTTCTTGATTGAAGCTCTGAAGTATCATTTACTTAAAGGAGAacaaaagtcgttatttaaaACACCTCGTACGAAACCTAGACAACCAAGAGGATTACCTAAAGTGTTATTAGTAGTTGGCGGACAGGCTCCGAAAGCAATTAGGAGTGTTGAATGTTATgattttaaagaagaaaaatggtATCAAGTCTCTGAATTACCTACGCGTCGCTGTAGAGCTG GTTTATCTGTCCTTGCTGGTCATGTATATGCTGTTGGAGGATTTAATGGGTCGCTCAGAGTACGAACCGTTGACATTTATGATGCAGCTACAGACCAGTGGTCTCCTTGTCCAGAAATGGAAGCAAGACGATCAACACTTGGTGTAGCAGTTCTTGGAAATTGCATTTACGCT GTTGGCGGATTTGATGGATCAACTGGTCTGAATTCGGCTGAGGTGTACGATCCAAGAACTCACGAATGGAGATTAATTGCACCAATGTCAACACGTAGAAGTAGTGTTGGTGTAGGTGTTGTTAAAGGATTGCTATATGCT GTTGGTGGTTACGATGGAGCATCTCGACAATGTTTGTCCAGTGTTGAGTGCTACAATCCAGAAAAGGATCAGTGGAAACCAGTACCTGATATGTCTGCACGTCGTAGCGGCGCGGGTGTCGGCGTTCTAGACGGGATTTTATATGCTGTAGGAGGACATGATGGACCGTTGGTTAGAAAAAGTGTGGAAGCTTTTAATCCAGATACTAATCAGTGGACTCCAGTCAGTGACATGGCCCTTTGTCGTAGAAATGCtg GTGTCGTGGCTTTAAATGGACTTCTGTACGTTGTTGGGGGTGATGATGGCTCCTCGAGCCTAGCGTCTGTAGAGGTGTATTCTCCGAGAACCGATACGTGGACAACCCTTCCAACTTGTATGGGAGTTGGCCGTAGCTATGCAGGTGTGGCTATAATCGACAAACCAATGCCCAGTACAACATCAATGTGA
- the LOC143378498 gene encoding uncharacterized protein LOC143378498 — protein MTEQNTDPSGETSDHSRDAGPSGMQVQNADQNVLQHYRGAGHNCQGSRCVCQRYENGELAAVVMNQNRNNQERDDSYQDAGRGPRGFQNRPGGSVQAYPNLNPNYQNPVDLVHNYNRNRQAQEPEENIYERLDNDDDGNDENNVQVGRNEPPNNQNNVTGHMYERIDDRYSYSGRTYSRCYRYHILNHIAVSNFLNDTESRNLNHYDQPRQIYLDSPRLSNQFCQTRLGRLGRNCFSTVNIAYASTGRTIYPLGYNCMCWFCRHLDTRYLCHHCHTLHNRLRYQDELAGNSRHYIYQLPRTCRCPFCRGEYSYVKLPFTSCRHTESLRMECQCRNPNNCSCRCKVLSNCNSATQLGRYLDWINRTGPSVNNPLYATIHIGRPSVSTLGNAAGGGNLSNSVDPGVSTSNASAPTSANNEPSTSSNARPMFSSHNPSTSHASVCSANRSAERQHTCDDSCIRNQNGSVAGTCQFLGRCERVECNHGRLSVHWWFINKWLSPWNPHHFDRNVDAVPSMEEEPRDQQESDSDDT, from the coding sequence ATGACAGAGCAGAACACGGATCCGAGTGGCGAAACGTCGGATCATTCGCGGGATGCCGGGCCCAGCGGTATGCAAGTCCAGAATGCAGACCAGAACGTACTTCAGCATTATCGCGGTGCTGGTCACAACTGTCAAGGCTCACGTTGTGTATGCCAGAGGTACGAAAATGGCGAATTGGCAGCTGTAGTCATGAATCAAAACAGAAATAATCAAGAAAGAGACGACAGCTATCAGGATGCAGGTCGTGGTCCGCGGGGCTTCCAAAACCGACCTGGTGGTTCGGTGCAAGCGTACCCAAACCTTAATCCAAATTATCAGAATCCGGTGGATTTGGTACATAATTATAATCGCAATAGACAGGCGCAGGAACCAGAAGAGAATATTTACGAGAGATTGGACAATGACGACGACGGAAACGATGAGAACAATGTTCAAGTTGGTCGTAATGAACCTCCAAATAATCAGAATAACGTGACTGGCCATATGTACGAGAGAATAGATGATCGATATTCTTACAGTGGCCGAACGTATTCTCGTTGTTACAGATATCACATTTTGAATCACATTGctgtttcgaattttttaaatgacacGGAATCTAGAAACTTAAACCACTACGACCAACCCAGACAAATTTACTTAGACTCGCCACGATTATCAAACCAGTTCTGTCAAACTCGTTTAGGGAGATTAGGTCGGAATTGTTTTTCTACTGTAAATATTGCTTACGCATCGACTGGACGTACAATTTATCCGCTTGGTTACAACTGCATGTGTTGGTTCTGCAGGCATTTAGATACAAGGTATTTGTGCCATCATTGCCATACCTTACATAACAGATTACGCTATCAAGATGAACTGGCAGGTAATTCCAGGCACTATATATATCAATTACCAAGAACCTGCAGGTGTCCATTTTGTCGTGGTGAATACTCGTACGTGAAACTGCCATTTACATCTTGTCGGCATACCGAATCGTTGAGAATGGAATGTCAATGTAGAAATCCTAATAATTGCTCTTGTAGATGTAAAGTTCTGTCTAACTGTAATTCTGCTACTCAACTCGGTCGATATCTCGATTGGATTAATAGAACTGGTCCATCGGTTAATAATCCACTTTACGCTACAATTCATATTGGTAGACCTTCTGTTTCGACTCTGGGAAATGCAGCTGGCGGAGGAAATCTGTCTAACAGTGTAGATCCTGGCGTTTCAACGTCAAATGCGTCAGCACCTACGTCTGCGAATAACGAACCTAGTACATCCTCGAATGCCAGACCGATGTTTTCTTCACATAATCCATCCACTTCACACGCTTCTGTTTGTTCTGCTAATCGCTCGGCGGAACGTCAACACACGTGTGACGATTCCTGCATCAGAAACCAGAACGGTAGTGTTGCTGGCACCTGCCAGTTTCTTGGCAGATGTGAAAGAGTAGAATGTAATCATGGCAGATTATCTGTACATTGGTGGTTTATAAACAAATGGTTGTCACCTTGGAATCCACACCATTTCGATAGAAATGTGGACGCTGTTCCTTCAATGGAAGAAGAACCCCGAGATCAGCAAGAGAGCGATAGTGATGATACTTAA